In a genomic window of Scyliorhinus torazame isolate Kashiwa2021f chromosome 5, sScyTor2.1, whole genome shotgun sequence:
- the LOC140418913 gene encoding uncharacterized protein produces the protein MEKPWKCGDCGKGYRFPSQLEVHRRSHTGERPFTCSTCGQGFTQLSTLQSHQRVHTGKGPFTCSYCGKGFTQASHLQTHQRVHTGERPFTCSQCGKQFIDSSTLQKHQRVHTGERPFTCSLCGNGFTRLSSLQTHQRVHTGERPFTCSLCGNGFTRLSSLQTHQRVHTGERPFTCFQCGKGFIDSSALRKHQRIHTGEMPFTCSQCGKVFTQLSSLQSHQRVHTGEKPFTCSQCGKGFSHSFNLRKHQRVHTGEKPFTCSQCWQRFRALSSLQRHQRIHTGERPFSCSQCGKGFTQLSSLQRHQRVHTGERPFTCS, from the coding sequence atggagaaaccgtggaaatgtggtgactgtgggaagggatacagattcccatctcagctggaggttcatcgccgcagtcacactggggagaggccgttcacctgctctacatgtgggcagggattcactcagttatccaccctgcagtcacaccagcgagttcacactgggaagggaccgttcacctgctcttattgtgggaagggattcactcaagcatcccacctgcagacacatcagcgagttcacactggggagaggccgttcacctgctctcagtgtgggaagcaattcattgattcatccaccctgcagaaacatcagcgagttcacactggggagaggccattcacctgctccctctgtgggaatggatttactcggttatccagtctgcagacacaccagcgagtccacactggggagaggccattcacctgctccctctgtgggaatggattcactcggttatccagtctgcagacacaccagcgagttcacactggggagaggccgtttacctgctttcagtgtgggaagggattcattgattcatccgccctgcggaaacatcaacgaattcacactggggagatgccattcacctgctctcagtgtgggaaggtattcactcagttgtccagcctgcagtcacaccagcgagtccacactggggagaagccgttcacctgctctcagtgtgggaagggattcagccaTTCATTCAacttgcggaaacaccagcgagttcacactggggagaaaccattcacctgctctcagtgttggcagagattccgtgctttatccagtctgcagagacatcagcgaattcacactggggagaggccattcagctgctctcagtgtgggaagggattcacacagttatccagtctgcagagacatcagcgagttcacactggggagaggccgttcacctgctcttag